The following are encoded together in the Mustela nigripes isolate SB6536 chromosome 11, MUSNIG.SB6536, whole genome shotgun sequence genome:
- the INTS15 gene encoding integrator complex subunit 15 isoform X3 translates to MCNYFQEQTKDSVRQIIFSSLFSPQGNKADDSRMSLLGKLVSMAVAVCRIPVLECAASWLQRTPVVYCVRLARALVDDYCCLVPGSVQTLKQILSASPRFCCQLITSVTALYDLSSDDLIPPLDLLEMIVGWIFEDPRLILITFLNTPIAANLPIGFLELTPLTGLIRWCVKAPLAYKRKKKPSLSNGHVPTKVTKDSGGMDRDSHLLYSKLHLSVLQVLMMLPVHLTEKNLYGRMGLILFDHMVPLVEEINRLADELNPLNASQEIELSLDRLAQALQVAMASGALLCTRDDLRTLCSRLPHNNLLQLVISGPVQQAPHAALPPGFYPHIHTPPLGYGAVPAHPAAHPALPAHPGHTFMSGMTFPFRPIR, encoded by the exons ATGTGCAATTATTTCCAGGAGCAAACCAAGGACTCTGTCCGGCAGATTATTTTCTCGTCCCTTTTCAGCCCCCAAGGGAACAAGGCTGATGACAGCCGGATGAGcttgttgggaaaactggtctcCATGGCTGTGGCTGTGTGTCGGATCCCAGTGTTGGAGTGTGCGGCTTCCTGGCTCCAG AGGACGCCTGTGGTCTACTGCGTGAGGTTAGCCAGGGCCCTCGTGGATGACTACTGCTGTCTGGTGCCGGGATCCGTGCAGACGCTGAAGCAGATCCTCAGCGCCAGCCCTCGCTTCTGCTGCCAGCTCATTACCTCCGTCACCGCGCTCTATGACCTGTCATCAG ATGACCTCATCCCACCATTGGACTTGCTTGAAATGATTGTCGGCTGGATTTTTGAGGACCCGAGGTTGATTCTCATCACTTTTTTAAATACTCCGATTGCGGCCAATCTCCCGATAGGATTTTTAGAGCTCACCCCGCTCACTGGGTTGATCCGCTGGTGCGTGAAGGCCCCCCTGGCttacaaaaggaagaagaagcccTCCCTGTCTAACGGCCACGTCCCGACCAAGGTTACGAAGGACTCAGGAGGGATGGACAGAGACTCCCACCTGTTGTACTCGAAACTCCACCTCAGTGTCCTGCAGGTCCTCATGATGTTGCCAGTGCACTTAACCGAGAAGAATCTCTACGGCCGCATGGGCCTCATCCTGTTTGACCACATGGTCCCGCTGGTAGAGGAGATCAACAGGTTGGCAGATGAACTGAACCCCCTGAACGCCTCCCAGGAGATCGAGCTCTCGCTGGACCGACTGGCGCAGGCCCTGCAGGTGGCCATGGCCTCCGGGGCGCTGCTGTGTACGAGAG ATGACCTGAGAACTTTGTGCTCCAGGCTGCCCCATAATAA CCTGCTCCAGCTGGTGATCTCGGGCCCGGTGCAGCAGGCGCCCCACGCAGCGCTGCCCCCCGGCTTCTACCCTCACATCCACACGCCCCCGCTGGGCTACGGGGCTGTGCCGGCCCACCCCGccgcccaccctgccctgcccgcACACCCGGGGCACACGTTCATGTCGGGCATGACCTTCCCGTTCAGGCCCATCCGCTAG
- the INTS15 gene encoding integrator complex subunit 15 isoform X2, with product MSDIRHSLLRRDALSAAKEVLYHLDIYFSSQLQSAPLPIVDKGPVELLEEFVFQRLNSLQELQLLEIMCNYFQEQTKDSVRQIIFSSLFSPQGNKADDSRMSLLGKLVSMAVAVCRIPVLECAASWLQRTPVVYCVRLARALVDDYCCLVPGSVQTLKQILSASPRFCCQLITSVTALYDLSSDDLIPPLDLLEMIVGWIFEDPRLILITFLNTPIAANLPIGFLELTPLTGLIRWCVKAPLAYKRKKKPSLSNGHVPTKVTKDSGGMDRDSHLLYSKLHLSVLQVLMMLPVHLTEKNLYGRMGLILFDHMVPLVEEINRLADELNPLNASQEIELSLDRLAQALQVAMASGALLCTRDDLRTLCSRLPHNNLLQLVISGPVQQAPHAALPPGFYPHIHTPPLGYGAVPAHPAAHPALPAHPGHTFMSGMTFPFRPIR from the exons ATGAGCGACATCCGCCACTCGCTGCTGCGCCGCGACGCGCTGAGCGCCGCCAAGGAGGTGCTGTACCACCTGGACATCTACTTCAGCAGCCAGCTGCAGAGCGCGCCGCTGCCCATCGTGGACAAGGGCCCCGTGGAGCTGCTCGAGGAGTTCGTGTTCCAG AGGTTGAATTCACTTCAGGAGCTCCAACTTCTTGAAATCATGTGCAATTATTTCCAGGAGCAAACCAAGGACTCTGTCCGGCAGATTATTTTCTCGTCCCTTTTCAGCCCCCAAGGGAACAAGGCTGATGACAGCCGGATGAGcttgttgggaaaactggtctcCATGGCTGTGGCTGTGTGTCGGATCCCAGTGTTGGAGTGTGCGGCTTCCTGGCTCCAG AGGACGCCTGTGGTCTACTGCGTGAGGTTAGCCAGGGCCCTCGTGGATGACTACTGCTGTCTGGTGCCGGGATCCGTGCAGACGCTGAAGCAGATCCTCAGCGCCAGCCCTCGCTTCTGCTGCCAGCTCATTACCTCCGTCACCGCGCTCTATGACCTGTCATCAG ATGACCTCATCCCACCATTGGACTTGCTTGAAATGATTGTCGGCTGGATTTTTGAGGACCCGAGGTTGATTCTCATCACTTTTTTAAATACTCCGATTGCGGCCAATCTCCCGATAGGATTTTTAGAGCTCACCCCGCTCACTGGGTTGATCCGCTGGTGCGTGAAGGCCCCCCTGGCttacaaaaggaagaagaagcccTCCCTGTCTAACGGCCACGTCCCGACCAAGGTTACGAAGGACTCAGGAGGGATGGACAGAGACTCCCACCTGTTGTACTCGAAACTCCACCTCAGTGTCCTGCAGGTCCTCATGATGTTGCCAGTGCACTTAACCGAGAAGAATCTCTACGGCCGCATGGGCCTCATCCTGTTTGACCACATGGTCCCGCTGGTAGAGGAGATCAACAGGTTGGCAGATGAACTGAACCCCCTGAACGCCTCCCAGGAGATCGAGCTCTCGCTGGACCGACTGGCGCAGGCCCTGCAGGTGGCCATGGCCTCCGGGGCGCTGCTGTGTACGAGAG ATGACCTGAGAACTTTGTGCTCCAGGCTGCCCCATAATAA CCTGCTCCAGCTGGTGATCTCGGGCCCGGTGCAGCAGGCGCCCCACGCAGCGCTGCCCCCCGGCTTCTACCCTCACATCCACACGCCCCCGCTGGGCTACGGGGCTGTGCCGGCCCACCCCGccgcccaccctgccctgcccgcACACCCGGGGCACACGTTCATGTCGGGCATGACCTTCCCGTTCAGGCCCATCCGCTAG
- the INTS15 gene encoding integrator complex subunit 15 isoform X1, whose translation MSDIRHSLLRRDALSAAKEVLYHLDIYFSSQLQSAPLPIVDKGPVELLEEFVFQVPKERGAQPKRLNSLQELQLLEIMCNYFQEQTKDSVRQIIFSSLFSPQGNKADDSRMSLLGKLVSMAVAVCRIPVLECAASWLQRTPVVYCVRLARALVDDYCCLVPGSVQTLKQILSASPRFCCQLITSVTALYDLSSDDLIPPLDLLEMIVGWIFEDPRLILITFLNTPIAANLPIGFLELTPLTGLIRWCVKAPLAYKRKKKPSLSNGHVPTKVTKDSGGMDRDSHLLYSKLHLSVLQVLMMLPVHLTEKNLYGRMGLILFDHMVPLVEEINRLADELNPLNASQEIELSLDRLAQALQVAMASGALLCTRDDLRTLCSRLPHNNLLQLVISGPVQQAPHAALPPGFYPHIHTPPLGYGAVPAHPAAHPALPAHPGHTFMSGMTFPFRPIR comes from the exons ATGAGCGACATCCGCCACTCGCTGCTGCGCCGCGACGCGCTGAGCGCCGCCAAGGAGGTGCTGTACCACCTGGACATCTACTTCAGCAGCCAGCTGCAGAGCGCGCCGCTGCCCATCGTGGACAAGGGCCCCGTGGAGCTGCTCGAGGAGTTCGTGTTCCAGGTGCCCAAGGAGCGCGGCGCGCAGCCCAAG AGGTTGAATTCACTTCAGGAGCTCCAACTTCTTGAAATCATGTGCAATTATTTCCAGGAGCAAACCAAGGACTCTGTCCGGCAGATTATTTTCTCGTCCCTTTTCAGCCCCCAAGGGAACAAGGCTGATGACAGCCGGATGAGcttgttgggaaaactggtctcCATGGCTGTGGCTGTGTGTCGGATCCCAGTGTTGGAGTGTGCGGCTTCCTGGCTCCAG AGGACGCCTGTGGTCTACTGCGTGAGGTTAGCCAGGGCCCTCGTGGATGACTACTGCTGTCTGGTGCCGGGATCCGTGCAGACGCTGAAGCAGATCCTCAGCGCCAGCCCTCGCTTCTGCTGCCAGCTCATTACCTCCGTCACCGCGCTCTATGACCTGTCATCAG ATGACCTCATCCCACCATTGGACTTGCTTGAAATGATTGTCGGCTGGATTTTTGAGGACCCGAGGTTGATTCTCATCACTTTTTTAAATACTCCGATTGCGGCCAATCTCCCGATAGGATTTTTAGAGCTCACCCCGCTCACTGGGTTGATCCGCTGGTGCGTGAAGGCCCCCCTGGCttacaaaaggaagaagaagcccTCCCTGTCTAACGGCCACGTCCCGACCAAGGTTACGAAGGACTCAGGAGGGATGGACAGAGACTCCCACCTGTTGTACTCGAAACTCCACCTCAGTGTCCTGCAGGTCCTCATGATGTTGCCAGTGCACTTAACCGAGAAGAATCTCTACGGCCGCATGGGCCTCATCCTGTTTGACCACATGGTCCCGCTGGTAGAGGAGATCAACAGGTTGGCAGATGAACTGAACCCCCTGAACGCCTCCCAGGAGATCGAGCTCTCGCTGGACCGACTGGCGCAGGCCCTGCAGGTGGCCATGGCCTCCGGGGCGCTGCTGTGTACGAGAG ATGACCTGAGAACTTTGTGCTCCAGGCTGCCCCATAATAA CCTGCTCCAGCTGGTGATCTCGGGCCCGGTGCAGCAGGCGCCCCACGCAGCGCTGCCCCCCGGCTTCTACCCTCACATCCACACGCCCCCGCTGGGCTACGGGGCTGTGCCGGCCCACCCCGccgcccaccctgccctgcccgcACACCCGGGGCACACGTTCATGTCGGGCATGACCTTCCCGTTCAGGCCCATCCGCTAG